A stretch of the Mycobacterium shigaense genome encodes the following:
- a CDS encoding DUF3017 domain-containing protein: MLVGLIFVIAFVLVGADFWRRGSLLIGIGVGVAAGLRLLLPDERAGLLAVRSKGIDFVTTATVGAAMVYIAWTIDPLGTG; the protein is encoded by the coding sequence CTGCTGGTCGGGCTGATCTTCGTCATTGCCTTCGTCTTGGTCGGGGCGGACTTCTGGCGGCGTGGTTCGCTGCTGATCGGCATCGGCGTCGGCGTCGCGGCGGGACTGCGATTGCTGCTGCCCGACGAGCGGGCCGGTCTGCTGGCGGTGCGCAGCAAAGGCATCGACTTCGTCACCACCGCGACGGTCGGTGCGGCGATGGTCTACATCGCGTGGACGATCGATCCGCTTGGTACCGGCTAG
- a CDS encoding DUF732 domain-containing protein, with product MKVLERTHSWVWMFRQQPLVIRLLMVAAALLTMASAVAAPAGADATADDAFIDALNHAGIDFGQPGNAMAVGESICPMIAQPGGSFAGAVASIRRRGMSPAMAQTFTTIAIQSYCPAEISNLVNGNMSGLPGGAMPGMPGGTPGAGMPGVPGINNVMPGMPGGMPGAPMPGITGAVPGAGVPGGAGAGLPQITGPGI from the coding sequence ATGAAAGTGCTTGAACGAACTCATAGTTGGGTATGGATGTTTCGTCAACAGCCGCTGGTGATTCGGTTGCTGATGGTCGCCGCCGCCCTACTCACCATGGCGTCCGCGGTTGCCGCGCCGGCCGGGGCGGACGCCACCGCCGACGACGCTTTCATCGACGCGCTCAACCATGCCGGCATCGACTTCGGCCAACCGGGAAACGCGATGGCAGTGGGTGAATCGATCTGCCCGATGATCGCCCAGCCGGGCGGCAGCTTCGCCGGGGCCGTCGCCAGCATCCGACGGCGGGGCATGTCGCCCGCGATGGCGCAGACGTTCACCACCATCGCGATTCAGTCGTACTGTCCGGCGGAGATCTCAAACCTGGTCAACGGCAACATGTCTGGGCTGCCCGGCGGGGCGATGCCCGGAATGCCAGGCGGTACGCCCGGCGCCGGTATGCCGGGAGTGCCCGGCATCAACAACGTCATGCCCGGAATGCCCGGCGGTATGCCCGGCGCCCCCATGCCGGGAATTACCGGCGCCGTGCCCGGCGCCGGGGTACCCGGCGGTGCCGGGGCGGGGCTGCCGCAGATCACCGGACCCGGAATCTAG
- a CDS encoding FAD-dependent oxidoreductase gives MTTNRGCPVDLSTQRGISRQNFLRGTVGVLATGAMFGATRASADPVNAAAGWSGLASTIGGSVLLPASGAQFSTGKQVFNSLYNNSTPAAVVTVSSQADVQKAVAFATANNLKIAPRGGGHSYIGASSANGTMVLDLRGLPGGANFDGGSGNVTVTPATNLFAVQQACAGSGRAIPIGSCPTVGVAGLTLGGGIGADSRHAGLACDALQSATVVLPSGEVVTASANDHPDLFWALRGGGGGNFGVTTSMTFGTFATGDTDIVRLNFAPSSAVQVLVGWQTWLNGADRNTWAMVDLSVGSGQPDCHILATCPAGGGAAVTDALKSAVGLQPTAVQNKTMNRMDLVTYLAGGSSTSPPRGFVAGSDVVPTINSAAAHAIATAIGQWPASGGQASLLVDPLGGAVADVAPADSAFPWRKQSAVLQWYVEPAANQVTAATQWLSSAHQAVQQFSAGGYVNYLEPNPSASRYFGSNLSQLSAVRQKYDPHKVMFSGLNF, from the coding sequence ATGACGACGAATCGCGGCTGTCCCGTCGACCTTTCCACGCAGAGGGGGATCTCGCGCCAGAATTTTCTTCGCGGCACCGTCGGGGTCCTGGCGACGGGCGCGATGTTCGGCGCGACCCGTGCGTCGGCGGACCCCGTCAACGCCGCGGCCGGGTGGAGCGGGCTGGCCTCGACGATCGGTGGCAGCGTCTTGCTGCCCGCCAGCGGCGCCCAGTTCTCGACGGGCAAACAGGTCTTCAATTCGCTGTACAACAACTCCACCCCGGCGGCGGTGGTCACGGTGTCGTCGCAGGCTGATGTGCAAAAGGCGGTGGCGTTCGCAACGGCCAACAATCTGAAGATCGCTCCGCGCGGGGGTGGGCATTCCTACATCGGCGCGTCCAGTGCCAACGGCACCATGGTGCTCGACCTGCGCGGGCTTCCCGGCGGGGCGAACTTCGACGGTGGCAGCGGCAATGTCACGGTGACCCCGGCGACGAATCTCTTTGCGGTACAACAGGCGTGCGCCGGGTCCGGTCGCGCGATCCCGATCGGCAGTTGCCCCACCGTCGGTGTCGCGGGGCTGACGCTGGGTGGCGGGATCGGGGCCGACTCGCGTCATGCGGGGCTGGCGTGCGACGCGCTGCAATCGGCGACGGTGGTGTTGCCCAGCGGCGAGGTGGTCACCGCTTCCGCCAACGATCATCCGGATCTGTTCTGGGCGTTGCGCGGTGGCGGCGGGGGCAATTTCGGCGTGACCACGTCAATGACGTTCGGCACCTTCGCCACCGGTGACACCGACATCGTGCGGCTCAACTTCGCGCCGTCGTCGGCGGTGCAGGTGCTGGTCGGCTGGCAGACGTGGCTGAACGGGGCCGACCGCAATACCTGGGCGATGGTCGACCTCTCGGTCGGCTCGGGCCAGCCCGACTGCCACATCCTGGCGACCTGTCCCGCAGGCGGGGGCGCGGCGGTGACCGACGCGCTGAAGTCCGCGGTTGGCTTGCAGCCCACCGCGGTACAGAACAAGACGATGAACCGGATGGACCTGGTGACCTATCTGGCAGGCGGCAGTTCGACGTCGCCGCCGCGCGGCTTCGTCGCGGGGTCCGACGTGGTGCCCACCATCAATTCCGCTGCGGCCCATGCCATTGCCACCGCGATCGGCCAGTGGCCGGCCAGCGGCGGGCAGGCGTCGCTGCTGGTGGACCCGCTGGGCGGCGCCGTGGCTGACGTGGCGCCCGCGGACTCGGCGTTTCCGTGGCGCAAGCAGTCGGCGGTGCTGCAGTGGTATGTCGAGCCGGCCGCCAACCAGGTGACGGCCGCGACGCAGTGGTTGAGCTCGGCGCACCAAGCGGTGCAACAGTTCTCGGCCGGCGGATACGTGAACTACCTCGAGCCCAACCCGTCGGCGTCCCGCTATTTCGGTTCGAACCTTTCACAGCTGAGCGCCGTTCGGCAGAAGTACGACCCCCACAAGGTGATGTTTTCGGGGCTGAACTTCTAG
- a CDS encoding PPE family protein, SVP subgroup: MDFAIFPPEINSGRMYAGPGSGPMLAAAQAWDGLADELYAAAGAYQLAISDLIDSWSGPSSAAMTAAAATYGAWLSSTAEQAAQTAAQANAAAAAYEAAFIATVPPPEIAANRSLLMTLVATNFFGQNTPAIAAAEADYARMWAQDAAAMYGYAASSAAATTLTPFTSPQQNTHPGGTASQAAAVSQALSGAPGNVQSTVSTVSQTFSAVPDTLQNLAAVPVFGPPSDPLNVLSEVITILFGTPAALAGLGTSLPLAIMAGGVDLPFAIGGYLNGVHTDEIVAGWAGQQPWPGNGAAPVTELPATLTNRPPGTLSAGLGGTNTVGTLSVPPSWTAEAPQPRPAALALRALTTAQPCEAGPASTANDMGLSGMAGQAMAGTPQTGSEADIGKAAMARQGVTARAESAAGQGADTASQHNPRVVVTGIAAALRDIVRLRDQGWLTHEEFLEHRRRLLGR; the protein is encoded by the coding sequence TTGGATTTCGCGATATTTCCGCCGGAGATCAACTCCGGCCGGATGTATGCCGGACCCGGCTCGGGGCCAATGCTGGCTGCCGCGCAAGCCTGGGATGGACTGGCCGACGAGCTGTACGCCGCAGCCGGCGCATATCAGCTGGCCATCTCCGACTTGATCGATTCCTGGTCGGGCCCGTCATCGGCGGCGATGACGGCCGCGGCCGCGACTTATGGCGCATGGCTGAGCAGCACCGCCGAGCAAGCCGCGCAGACGGCCGCTCAGGCCAACGCCGCGGCCGCCGCCTACGAGGCCGCATTCATAGCGACAGTGCCACCACCCGAGATCGCGGCCAATCGCAGCTTGCTGATGACGCTGGTGGCGACGAACTTCTTCGGCCAAAACACGCCGGCGATTGCGGCCGCCGAGGCCGACTACGCACGGATGTGGGCCCAGGACGCGGCGGCGATGTATGGCTACGCGGCTTCCTCGGCAGCCGCAACAACGCTGACGCCGTTCACCTCACCACAACAGAATACCCACCCGGGCGGGACAGCGAGCCAAGCCGCCGCAGTCAGCCAAGCCCTGTCCGGGGCACCCGGAAACGTACAAAGCACCGTTTCGACTGTCTCCCAAACGTTCTCGGCGGTGCCCGACACGCTGCAGAACCTTGCCGCAGTGCCGGTTTTCGGGCCACCGTCGGACCCGCTGAACGTGCTGAGCGAGGTGATTACGATCCTCTTCGGCACGCCGGCCGCGCTTGCCGGCCTGGGCACAAGCCTCCCCTTGGCGATCATGGCGGGGGGCGTCGATCTCCCGTTCGCCATCGGCGGCTATCTCAACGGTGTGCACACCGATGAGATCGTCGCCGGTTGGGCCGGGCAACAGCCCTGGCCGGGGAATGGGGCGGCGCCGGTGACGGAGTTGCCGGCAACGCTCACCAACCGGCCTCCGGGAACGTTGTCCGCTGGTCTGGGCGGGACGAACACGGTGGGAACATTGTCGGTGCCGCCGTCCTGGACCGCCGAGGCTCCACAGCCCCGCCCCGCCGCGCTGGCGCTCAGGGCCTTGACCACGGCGCAACCGTGCGAAGCCGGGCCGGCAAGCACGGCCAATGACATGGGCTTGTCCGGCATGGCCGGACAAGCCATGGCCGGTACTCCACAAACTGGCAGCGAGGCCGACATTGGGAAGGCGGCAATGGCCCGCCAGGGGGTGACCGCGCGCGCCGAAAGCGCCGCGGGTCAGGGCGCAGACACCGCGTCGCAGCACAACCCGCGGGTCGTGGTCACCGGGATCGCGGCCGCATTACGTGACATCGTCAGGCTTCGCGATCAGGGATGGTTGACCCACGAGGAATTCCTTGAACACCGCCGTCGCTTACTTGGCCGCTGA